One window from the genome of Opisthocomus hoazin isolate bOpiHoa1 chromosome 11, bOpiHoa1.hap1, whole genome shotgun sequence encodes:
- the LOC104332064 gene encoding antigen-presenting glycoprotein CD1d-like isoform X2 — protein MCTMQPPRLLLFLSLLLPGMWADPEEPQVWQLLQTSVFTNISSAEVSGVAFLGDIPIFALDPANWSIHIHWPWAAQATDEGDAGKVKSYSKHYLRSMVRYVHDMVRQAKMNYPLVVQIRAGCVLYPNMTSWGFMDVGEGGRDLTVLKIDRQCWEPQQPTLLAEMVSKSLTSKKSTMGLLDHLLTISCQSYVLALCRYGKATLERQEPPVATVFARTPGPAQLLLVCHVTGFYPRPISVAWLRDGREVPPGPGLNTSAVLPNADLTYQLRSVLAVAPRDGHSYACRVRHRSLGTRSLLVPWENHSAAPGVGIAIAVLLLAAAASAGGVWWWKRRKGDEAAWENQEFLM, from the exons ATGTGCACCATGCAGCCCCCtcgcctcctcctcttcctctctctcctcctccctggcaTGTGGGCAGACCCAGAGG AGCCGCAGGTTTGGCAGCTGCTCCAGACCAGTGTCTTCACCAACATCAGCTCTGCCGAGGTGTCTGGGGTGGCTTTCCTGGGGGACATACCCATCTTTGCGCTAGATCCCGCCAACTGGAGCATCCACATCCACTGGCCCTGGGCCGCCCAGGCCACAGACGAGGGTGATGCGGGAAAGGTGAAGTCCTACTCCAAACATTATCTGCGCAGTATGGTCCGATATGTTCACGACATGGTCCGGCAGGCGAAAATGAACT ACCCGTTGGTGGTCCAGATCCGTGCGGGCTGTGTGCTGTACCCCAATATGACAAGCTGGGGCTTCATGGATGTCGGGGAGGGCGGCAGAGACCTCACAGTTCTCAAGATAGACAGGCAGTGCTGGGAGCCCCAGCAGCCGACACTGCTAGCAGAGATGGTCAGCAAGTCCCTCACCAGCAAGAAGAGCACCATGGGGTTACTGGACCACCTCCTCACCATCTCCTGCCAGAGCTACGTCCTTGCCCTATGCAGATACGGGAAGGCAACTCTGGAGAGACAAG AGCCGCCCGTGGCCACGGTCTTCGCCCGCacgcccggcccagcccagctgctgctggtttgCCACGTCACCGGCTTCTACCCGCGGCCCATCAGCGTGGCCTGGCTGCGGGATGGCCGGGAggtgccgccgggcccggggctgaaCACCAGCGCCGTCCTGCCCAACGCCGACCTCACCTACCAGCTGCGCAGCGTCCTGGCCGTGGCCCCCCGCGACGGGCACAGCTACGCCTGCCGCGTGCGGcaccgcagcctgggcacccgcAGCCTCCTCGTCCCGTGGG AAAACCACAGCGCAGCTCCAGGCGTCGGCATCGCCATCGCAGTGCTGCTCCTGGCGGCCGCAGCCTCTGccgggggggtttggtggtggAAGCGCAG GAAAGGTGACGAGGCCGCGTGGGAGAACCAGGAATTCCTCATGTGA
- the LOC104332064 gene encoding antigen-presenting glycoprotein CD1d-like isoform X1 has product MCTMQPPRLLLFLSLLLPGMWADPEAEPQVWQLLQTSVFTNISSAEVSGVAFLGDIPIFALDPANWSIHIHWPWAAQATDEGDAGKVKSYSKHYLRSMVRYVHDMVRQAKMNYPLVVQIRAGCVLYPNMTSWGFMDVGEGGRDLTVLKIDRQCWEPQQPTLLAEMVSKSLTSKKSTMGLLDHLLTISCQSYVLALCRYGKATLERQEPPVATVFARTPGPAQLLLVCHVTGFYPRPISVAWLRDGREVPPGPGLNTSAVLPNADLTYQLRSVLAVAPRDGHSYACRVRHRSLGTRSLLVPWENHSAAPGVGIAIAVLLLAAAASAGGVWWWKRRKGDEAAWENQEFLM; this is encoded by the exons ATGTGCACCATGCAGCCCCCtcgcctcctcctcttcctctctctcctcctccctggcaTGTGGGCAGACCCAGAGG CAGAGCCGCAGGTTTGGCAGCTGCTCCAGACCAGTGTCTTCACCAACATCAGCTCTGCCGAGGTGTCTGGGGTGGCTTTCCTGGGGGACATACCCATCTTTGCGCTAGATCCCGCCAACTGGAGCATCCACATCCACTGGCCCTGGGCCGCCCAGGCCACAGACGAGGGTGATGCGGGAAAGGTGAAGTCCTACTCCAAACATTATCTGCGCAGTATGGTCCGATATGTTCACGACATGGTCCGGCAGGCGAAAATGAACT ACCCGTTGGTGGTCCAGATCCGTGCGGGCTGTGTGCTGTACCCCAATATGACAAGCTGGGGCTTCATGGATGTCGGGGAGGGCGGCAGAGACCTCACAGTTCTCAAGATAGACAGGCAGTGCTGGGAGCCCCAGCAGCCGACACTGCTAGCAGAGATGGTCAGCAAGTCCCTCACCAGCAAGAAGAGCACCATGGGGTTACTGGACCACCTCCTCACCATCTCCTGCCAGAGCTACGTCCTTGCCCTATGCAGATACGGGAAGGCAACTCTGGAGAGACAAG AGCCGCCCGTGGCCACGGTCTTCGCCCGCacgcccggcccagcccagctgctgctggtttgCCACGTCACCGGCTTCTACCCGCGGCCCATCAGCGTGGCCTGGCTGCGGGATGGCCGGGAggtgccgccgggcccggggctgaaCACCAGCGCCGTCCTGCCCAACGCCGACCTCACCTACCAGCTGCGCAGCGTCCTGGCCGTGGCCCCCCGCGACGGGCACAGCTACGCCTGCCGCGTGCGGcaccgcagcctgggcacccgcAGCCTCCTCGTCCCGTGGG AAAACCACAGCGCAGCTCCAGGCGTCGGCATCGCCATCGCAGTGCTGCTCCTGGCGGCCGCAGCCTCTGccgggggggtttggtggtggAAGCGCAG GAAAGGTGACGAGGCCGCGTGGGAGAACCAGGAATTCCTCATGTGA
- the LOC142362684 gene encoding antigen-presenting glycoprotein CD1d-like, with the protein MFFHNTSFVEVSGWATLQDIVFVIKKNDTSKLLYLYPWVYPALPAAEWENLENMFSVYGQNLVLYLSGDATLHLTSYPFVFQYMTGCDLYPNGSYTSFYRFGYNAHDFLSFDMDNVRWERQQESELAVQVEEQFNNFTVFSETLQHLLNITCIDHMKKFIEYGRATLERREPPVATVFARTPSPAQLLLVCHVTGFYPRPISVAWLRDGREVPPGPGLNTSAVLPNADLTYQLRSVLAVAPHDGHSYACRVRHRSLGTRSLLVPWENHSAAPGIGIAIAVLLLAAAASAGGVWWWKRRKGDEAT; encoded by the exons ATGttcttccacaacaccagctttGTGGAGGTTTCAGGGTGGGCAACCCTGCAGGACATCGTCTTTGTTATCAAGAAGAATGACACCTCAAAACTCCTCTACCTCTACCCATGGGTCTACCCGGCCTTGCCTGCAGCAGAGTGGGAGAATCTGGAAAACATGTTCAGCGTCTACGGGCAGAACCTCGTCCTGTACCTGTCGGGTGATGCCACGCTGCACCTGACATCCT ACCCCTTTGTGTTCCAGTACATGACTGGCTGCGACTTGTATCCCAATGGCTCCTACACCAGCTTCTACCGCTTTGGCTACAATGCCCACGACTTCCTCAGCTTTGACATGGACAACGTCCgctgggagaggcagcaggagagtGAGCTGGCGGTGCAAGTTGAGGAGCAGTTCAACAACTTCACTGTCTTCTCTGAGACGCTGCAGCACCTTCTCAATATCACCTGTATTGACCACATGAAGAAATTCATCGAGTACGGGAGGGCAACCCTGGAGAGGCGAG AGCCGCCCGTGGCCACGGTCTTCGCCCGcacgcccagcccagcccagctgctgctggtttgCCACGTCACCGGCTTCTACCCGCGGCCCATCAGCGTGGCCTGGCTGCGGGATGGCCGGGAggtgccgccgggcccggggctgaaCACCAGCGCCGTCCTGCCCAACGCCGACCTCACCTACCAGCTGCGCAGCGTCCTGGCCGTGGCCCCCCACGACGGGCACAGCTACGCCTGCCGCGTGCGGcaccgcagcctgggcacccgcAGCCTCCTCGTCCCGTGGG AAAACCACAGCGCAGCTCCAGGCATTGGCATCGCCATCGCAGTGCTGCTCCTGGCGGCCGCAGCCTCTGCCGGGGGCGTTTGGTGGTGGAAGCGCAG GAAAGGTGATGAGGCCACATGA
- the LOC104332065 gene encoding antigen-presenting glycoprotein CD1d, giving the protein MRPPCHCVLLLLLLFHLSGTWADLDGSFTVRLLQTSTFQNNSFVDTEGLGLLEDIELGSLDKHTWTIRFHQPWVRPALPRSDWDTIQNMIKIYLQQFSYLVNEGAMQKEVPYPFVVQCTAGCQLYSNMTSRIFGYVGYNGQDFLSFSVSNGSWLLSQDTDLSRYVQAFLQNYTAFSELVEVLFNDTCVDDMELLLQYGKAALERREPPVATVFARTPGPAQLLLVCHVTGFYPRPISVAWLRDGREVPPGPGLNTSAVLPNADLTYQLRSVLAVAPRDGHSYACRVRHRSLGTRSLLVPWGSSEVVLITGIGAGVLAAVAVVAIAVLWVWRRRKRQQMEVSESRNSILSNEA; this is encoded by the exons ATGCGGCCCCCGTGCCACTgtgtccttctcctcctcctcctcttccacctctCTGGGACATGGGCAGACCTGGACG GGTCCTTCACCGTGCGGCTGCTCCAGACCTCCACCTTCCAAAACAACTCCTTCGTGGACACAGAGGGGCTGGGCCTGCTGGAGGACATCGAGCTGGGTTCTCTTGATAAGCACACCTGGACCATTCGTTTCCACCAGCCCTGGGTGCGCCCAGCCCTGCCACGCAGTGACTGGGACACCATTCAGAACATGATCAAGATCTATTTGCAGCAGTTCAGCTACCTGGTCAATGAAGGTGCCATGCAGAAGGAGGTGCCCT ACCCCTTCGTGGTCCAATGCACGGCGGGCTGCCAGCTCTACTCCAACATGACCTCTCGGATCTTCGGCTATGTGGGTTACAACGGCCAGGACTTCCTCAGCTTCAGCGTAAGCAATGGCAGCTGGCTTCTCTCCCAAGACACCGATCTGTCACGGTATGTCCAGGCTTTTCTCCAGAACTACACTGCCTTCAGCGAGCTGGTGGAAGTCCTCTTCAACGATACCTGTGTTGATGACATGGAGTTGCTACTGCAGTACGGGAAGGCAGCGCTGGAGAGGCGAG AGCCGCCCGTGGCCACGGTCTTCGCCCGCacgcccggcccagcccagctgctgctggtttgCCACGTCACCGGCTTCTACCCGCGGCCCATCAGCGTGGCCTGGCTGCGGGATGGCCGGGAggtgccgccgggcccggggctgaaCACCAGCGCCGTCCTGCCCAACGCCGACCTCACCTACCAGCTGCGCAGCGTCCTGGCCGTGGCCCCCCGCGATGGGCACAGCTACGCCTGCCGCGTGCGGcaccgcagcctgggcacccgcAGCCTCCTCGTCCCGTGGG GGAGCTCGGAGGTGGTGCTGATCACAGGGATCGGGGCCGGGGTGCTGGCCGCCGTGGCCGTGGTTGCCATCGCGGTGCTCTGGGTGTGGAGACGCAG AAAGCGCCAGCAAATGGAGGTATCGGAGTCCAGGAACTCCATCCTGAGCAACGAAGCTTAG